In Desulfobulbus oralis, one DNA window encodes the following:
- a CDS encoding non-ribosomal peptide synthetase: MESLSLSVGGQGMNGITPYSRDNARRDVSSMLAGSTDFADEDDLISLGLDSMKIMRLAGKWRRAGCNVTFAELMSSPRLADWLLLLEHNATASPVAAQTRSEVAAATANERPFPLTDVQYAYWIGRRDSQVLGGMGCHAYLEFDGANVEPQSLARAWQMVLRSHPMLHARFLEDGTQQIPAVFTPPQLEVTDLRTETPQRLAAGLEAIRARLSHRRLRVEQGEVIGLALSMLPEGRTRIHLDVDLLVADLQSLHNIVRDLTLALTGKTLPAPQDWSFAAYLDWERQTHEAKRRTDESWWQERLNDLPLAPGLPLRENWRDLRQPIFTRRSRRISWLEWQRFEGHCRKRGLTPAMTLLTIYADVLARWSGTSRFTVNLPLFNRPDGVPGLNEVVADFTTILILAVDYQERPFWERVKDIQTCFHRDAAHVYWSGVQVLRAQKRLHAGSDDRPQVVFAYNLGSRLADAASDAVLGRLSYMISQTPQVGLDFQVHDLEDAVLLAWDSVDDIFPERLIDDMFAACMARMQQALDDDESKLNQAIVLPQQPTTSVLPISALSDHRLLHDAFFAHAQRNGDAQALIDGASGVCTSYGMLARQARQVAALLQREGIRPGDTVAITLPRGTEQVAAVLGTAAAGACYVPMSPSQPVPRMAHMYIQGRVRCTLTNETLANTLVWPQTAKPVDVNAAWDLPDDVSLPFLPSDALAYIIFTSGSTGMPKGVVIEHAAACNTIAAVNHLVGVGTNDRLLTVSALDFDLSVYDIFGVLGSGGQLVQVGDASWRDAAAWLDMIQRHNVTMWNSVPTLLDMLLTTVAGKAGRQNPSTPLPLKTVLLSGDRVGLDLPSRLWTCAPSCRFFALGGATEAAIWSNVFQVTSPPPTHWHSIPYGQPLSGQCYRVVDGQGRDCPTWTAGELWIGGTGLARGYANDPEQTARRFVVQDGSRWYRTGDQGRFWADGTIEFLGRLDFQLKIRGHRIEPGEIEGALRRHPAVRQAAVQGVDTGTTRRLVAWVVFNKDIARSELRAFLGQNLPSFMIPEQYVAMTALPLNANGKVDRKALPLPDEITSSETVDDPPCTPLEQKLAVIWQQELGLTRVGRQDNFLQCGGDSLMATRLVTRIRRELGCDLPLDQLFLEGTIAAVAARLERHDASPVLPELPQIVPSPKDRLKRFPFTDIQYAYWIGRSNAYELGQVSSHIFFEIDSQITDIPRLNAAWRRVVARHDMLRAVCTEDGQQVLADTPDYSLSVQDLRGIAPEKREQLLAGLRREMSRQILPADRWPLFDLRAVRYDAEDGERTRLFLDFDALIADAWSVFLVLGEWMDFYEQPALRLPELTLFFRDCVLAGTELEKSAGYQEDRDWWLARLDSLPPAPALPLACRPEELRHPEFLHLGDRLPAPLWTSLQENAAKAGITASGLLISAYAEVLGRWSQNSHFTLNLTLFNRQALHPQMDVIVGDFTSLSLLEVDLRSAPSFADRARALQRQLWTDMNHRQYSGIRVLREMTQRAGRRASMPVVFTGALGLGRGGHEQRKSASLERLGQLVFGCAQTPQVWLDYQAYEQEGGLVVNWDAVDGLFPAGLPEAMFAAYIDLMHALARQETWDLEDPVRLPAAQLSAREDFNASDCPQDDCTLPDLVLRQVASHSDSIAVISATGTISYGQLAGYARAVALAAVRCGLRHGAVAAVVMEKGWEQAAACLGILMAGAAYLPLDPELPEERLHWILEDSQAKIILSQQSVIARLPWPAGIQPIAVDGLEPAEHGPETAPANPKDLAYIIYTSGSTGRPKGVMINHRGAVNTILDINRRFNVNCEDRVLATSALHFDLSVYDLFGVLGSGGAVVMPPSDGLRDPECWIGLIQQHGISLWNSAPALMEMLVLHLERAHLKLPNTLRLSLLSGDWIPVALPARLAKLAPNMHIVSLGGATEASIWSVAHYPVAEERPDWASVPYGRPLANQRLYVLNDAMSPCPDWTPGHLYIGGTGLAMGYWHAPENTKAAFIRHPKTGEALYKTGDLARFRPEGLLEFLGRDDFQVKIRGQRIELGEIEYWLLREPGVQAATVVVAGSGDDAYLVAFVAPRPAHGSTPSEGWLDNLRRKLPASMVPRAVTALETMPLTTNGKVDRKALIELAKNSSAPPAAKRALISPQSEAEQQVASLWMEVLHCPQVGREENFFEQGGNSLLAVQLAHRLRDTFHQDFPIITVFANPTVAAQACLVNGKQQDGQDGATLRGERRFQALRQRFAQTVGKQTNDKKGMI; the protein is encoded by the coding sequence ATGGAGAGCCTCAGCCTGTCAGTCGGGGGCCAGGGGATGAACGGTATTACGCCTTATTCCCGGGATAATGCACGCCGGGATGTCAGCAGCATGCTCGCGGGCTCAACAGATTTTGCAGATGAAGACGACCTCATCAGCCTGGGACTTGATTCCATGAAAATTATGCGCCTCGCCGGCAAATGGCGCCGTGCAGGCTGCAATGTGACCTTTGCGGAATTGATGTCGTCGCCCCGTTTGGCCGATTGGCTGCTTTTGTTGGAGCACAATGCGACGGCGAGCCCCGTTGCCGCACAGACACGATCTGAAGTGGCGGCGGCCACAGCAAACGAAAGGCCCTTTCCGCTGACCGATGTACAGTATGCCTATTGGATTGGCCGGCGCGACAGCCAGGTGCTGGGAGGGATGGGCTGTCATGCATACCTGGAGTTTGACGGCGCCAACGTTGAGCCCCAGTCTCTGGCAAGGGCCTGGCAAATGGTACTGCGAAGCCATCCCATGTTGCACGCCAGATTTCTCGAGGATGGTACGCAGCAAATCCCTGCTGTTTTCACTCCACCCCAGCTTGAGGTAACGGATCTGCGGACTGAAACGCCACAACGCCTGGCCGCTGGTCTGGAGGCAATCCGGGCACGCCTGTCCCACCGACGTTTACGGGTGGAACAGGGTGAAGTGATAGGCTTGGCGCTGAGCATGCTGCCCGAGGGGCGCACTCGCATTCACCTGGACGTCGATTTGCTGGTAGCCGACCTGCAAAGCTTGCACAACATCGTGCGTGATTTAACCCTGGCCTTGACGGGCAAGACATTGCCCGCACCGCAGGATTGGAGTTTTGCCGCATATCTGGATTGGGAGCGGCAGACCCATGAGGCGAAAAGGCGCACGGATGAGTCCTGGTGGCAGGAACGCCTTAACGATCTGCCACTCGCGCCGGGCCTGCCTTTGCGAGAAAATTGGCGCGACCTGCGGCAGCCCATCTTCACTCGACGCAGCCGACGCATATCTTGGCTTGAATGGCAGCGTTTTGAAGGCCATTGTCGCAAACGGGGCCTTACTCCGGCCATGACACTGCTCACAATCTATGCGGATGTGCTGGCACGCTGGAGTGGCACATCTCGCTTTACCGTCAATCTCCCTCTGTTTAACCGGCCCGACGGCGTACCGGGGCTCAATGAAGTGGTAGCTGACTTCACCACCATTCTGATCTTGGCGGTAGACTACCAAGAGCGCCCCTTCTGGGAACGGGTCAAAGATATACAAACGTGTTTTCACCGGGATGCGGCACACGTATACTGGTCAGGTGTGCAGGTACTGCGCGCCCAGAAACGCCTGCACGCCGGCAGTGACGACAGGCCTCAGGTCGTGTTCGCTTACAATCTAGGCTCAAGGCTGGCAGATGCCGCAAGCGATGCGGTACTGGGGCGCCTGAGCTACATGATTTCGCAGACGCCGCAGGTGGGCTTAGATTTTCAGGTGCATGACCTGGAAGACGCTGTGCTGCTGGCCTGGGACAGTGTAGACGACATTTTCCCGGAAAGGCTTATTGATGACATGTTTGCCGCCTGCATGGCCCGCATGCAACAGGCCTTGGATGATGACGAGAGCAAACTCAATCAGGCAATTGTTCTTCCGCAACAGCCCACAACTTCCGTTCTCCCCATCTCTGCCCTATCCGACCACCGCCTCCTCCATGATGCTTTTTTTGCCCATGCGCAAAGGAACGGTGATGCCCAGGCCTTGATTGATGGCGCAAGCGGCGTCTGCACTAGCTATGGCATGCTGGCCCGACAGGCACGGCAAGTGGCGGCATTATTGCAGCGGGAGGGCATTCGACCAGGCGACACCGTCGCCATCACTCTGCCGCGCGGAACGGAACAGGTCGCCGCCGTTTTGGGCACTGCGGCCGCAGGTGCCTGCTATGTGCCCATGAGCCCAAGCCAGCCCGTACCACGCATGGCGCATATGTACATTCAGGGCCGTGTTCGTTGTACTCTGACCAATGAGACCTTGGCCAATACACTGGTTTGGCCACAAACAGCAAAACCAGTGGATGTCAACGCGGCTTGGGACCTTCCGGACGATGTGTCCCTGCCCTTTCTGCCAAGCGACGCACTCGCCTATATTATCTTCACCTCCGGCTCTACCGGCATGCCCAAGGGCGTTGTCATCGAGCATGCGGCCGCCTGTAACACCATTGCCGCTGTCAACCACCTGGTGGGTGTGGGCACAAATGACCGCCTGTTGACGGTGTCTGCCTTGGATTTCGATCTCTCGGTCTACGACATTTTTGGTGTTTTGGGCAGTGGTGGCCAATTGGTGCAGGTGGGCGATGCCAGCTGGCGGGATGCGGCCGCCTGGCTTGACATGATACAGCGGCATAACGTCACCATGTGGAATTCCGTACCCACTTTGCTGGACATGCTACTGACCACAGTTGCCGGAAAGGCGGGGAGGCAAAACCCATCTACGCCTTTGCCCCTTAAAACAGTCCTCCTCTCCGGTGACCGAGTGGGGCTTGACCTGCCCTCCCGCCTCTGGACTTGTGCACCATCCTGCCGCTTTTTCGCGCTGGGAGGCGCTACCGAAGCCGCCATCTGGTCCAATGTTTTTCAGGTGACAAGTCCGCCGCCCACGCACTGGCATTCCATTCCTTACGGGCAGCCTTTGTCGGGACAGTGCTATCGCGTCGTCGATGGTCAGGGGCGCGACTGCCCTACCTGGACGGCCGGTGAATTGTGGATAGGTGGCACTGGATTGGCTCGAGGCTATGCCAACGATCCAGAACAAACAGCTCGACGCTTTGTGGTGCAGGATGGCTCGCGCTGGTACCGCACCGGCGACCAGGGTCGTTTCTGGGCTGATGGTACGATAGAATTCCTGGGGCGCTTGGATTTCCAGCTTAAAATCCGCGGACACCGTATTGAACCGGGCGAAATTGAAGGAGCGCTGCGCCGTCACCCGGCAGTTCGCCAGGCTGCCGTGCAAGGCGTCGACACCGGTACGACACGCCGATTGGTCGCCTGGGTCGTGTTCAATAAAGACATTGCAAGGAGCGAACTGCGGGCCTTTCTGGGGCAGAATTTACCCTCCTTCATGATTCCCGAGCAGTACGTGGCAATGACTGCACTACCGCTTAATGCCAATGGCAAGGTAGACCGCAAGGCGCTGCCGCTTCCGGACGAAATCACCTCATCAGAAACAGTCGATGATCCACCATGTACACCGCTGGAACAGAAATTAGCCGTAATCTGGCAGCAAGAGCTGGGTCTGACTCGCGTGGGCCGACAGGATAATTTTCTGCAGTGCGGCGGTGATTCCCTGATGGCGACCCGCCTCGTGACCCGTATCCGACGCGAGCTGGGATGTGACTTGCCGCTGGATCAGCTCTTCCTGGAGGGTACAATTGCAGCGGTTGCTGCACGCCTGGAGCGACATGATGCATCGCCCGTACTGCCAGAATTGCCACAAATTGTACCGAGCCCCAAAGACCGTTTGAAGAGGTTTCCGTTTACAGACATTCAGTATGCCTACTGGATCGGTCGCAGCAACGCCTATGAGCTGGGGCAGGTATCGAGTCATATTTTTTTCGAAATTGACAGTCAGATTACAGATATCCCGCGCCTGAACGCCGCCTGGCGGCGTGTAGTCGCACGGCACGACATGCTGCGCGCTGTATGTACGGAGGATGGGCAGCAGGTACTGGCCGATACACCGGACTACAGCTTGAGCGTCCAGGATTTACGCGGAATTGCTCCAGAGAAGAGGGAGCAGCTACTCGCAGGATTACGGCGCGAGATGAGCCGCCAGATACTCCCCGCCGACCGCTGGCCACTCTTTGATTTGAGGGCCGTGCGTTACGACGCTGAAGACGGCGAGCGCACCCGCCTCTTTCTCGATTTTGACGCGCTGATCGCAGATGCCTGGAGCGTCTTTCTGGTGCTGGGCGAATGGATGGATTTTTACGAGCAGCCAGCCCTGCGCCTCCCGGAGCTGACGCTCTTCTTCCGTGACTGCGTGCTGGCAGGCACTGAGTTGGAAAAAAGCGCCGGCTACCAGGAGGATCGCGATTGGTGGCTGGCGCGGCTTGATTCCCTGCCGCCAGCGCCAGCACTGCCCCTGGCCTGTCGTCCCGAAGAGCTCCGGCACCCTGAATTTCTCCACTTGGGCGACCGATTGCCCGCCCCTCTCTGGACATCGCTGCAGGAAAATGCCGCCAAGGCAGGCATCACGGCATCCGGCCTTCTGATCAGCGCCTACGCCGAGGTACTGGGCCGTTGGAGCCAGAACAGCCACTTTACCCTGAATCTGACTCTTTTTAATCGACAAGCGCTGCATCCCCAAATGGATGTCATTGTGGGCGACTTTACCTCGCTCTCCCTGCTGGAGGTCGACCTTCGTTCAGCGCCCAGTTTTGCCGACCGCGCCCGCGCTCTCCAGCGTCAGCTCTGGACCGATATGAACCATCGCCAGTACAGCGGTATTCGGGTGCTACGCGAAATGACACAGCGGGCAGGGCGGCGCGCCTCGATGCCGGTTGTCTTCACTGGCGCTCTGGGTCTGGGGCGTGGCGGGCATGAGCAAAGGAAAAGCGCATCATTGGAAAGGTTGGGGCAGCTCGTTTTCGGCTGCGCTCAGACGCCGCAGGTCTGGCTGGATTATCAGGCCTATGAACAGGAAGGTGGCCTCGTCGTTAATTGGGATGCAGTCGACGGTTTGTTTCCCGCCGGTCTGCCAGAAGCGATGTTTGCCGCCTATATTGATCTGATGCACGCTTTGGCCCGCCAGGAAACCTGGGATCTGGAAGATCCCGTACGCCTGCCTGCCGCGCAACTGAGTGCGCGGGAAGACTTTAACGCCAGTGACTGCCCTCAGGATGACTGCACACTGCCGGATTTGGTGCTTCGGCAGGTTGCGAGCCACAGCGATTCTATTGCAGTCATCAGTGCAACCGGAACGATCAGCTATGGGCAGTTGGCCGGATACGCCCGGGCTGTCGCTCTGGCAGCCGTGCGGTGTGGTTTGCGCCACGGCGCTGTAGCCGCAGTGGTCATGGAAAAGGGGTGGGAACAGGCGGCCGCCTGCCTGGGCATTTTGATGGCCGGCGCGGCCTATTTGCCACTGGATCCGGAGCTACCCGAAGAACGGCTGCACTGGATTCTGGAGGACAGTCAGGCAAAAATTATTTTGTCGCAGCAGTCGGTGATAGCGCGACTCCCCTGGCCAGCGGGCATTCAGCCTATTGCCGTTGATGGCTTGGAGCCGGCCGAACATGGACCGGAGACCGCTCCAGCAAACCCGAAGGACTTAGCTTACATCATCTACACCTCCGGCTCCACAGGCAGGCCCAAAGGCGTGATGATTAACCACCGGGGCGCGGTCAATACCATTTTGGACATCAACCGCCGCTTTAACGTAAATTGCGAAGACCGCGTCCTGGCGACCTCTGCCCTGCATTTTGACCTCTCGGTGTATGATCTCTTTGGCGTATTGGGCAGTGGTGGTGCAGTGGTCATGCCCCCGTCCGATGGCCTACGCGATCCTGAATGTTGGATTGGACTCATCCAACAACATGGCATCTCGCTTTGGAACTCTGCGCCTGCGCTCATGGAGATGCTGGTATTGCATTTAGAGCGCGCGCATCTCAAGTTGCCCAATACCTTGCGTCTGTCGCTGCTGTCCGGCGATTGGATTCCGGTTGCGCTGCCGGCCCGTTTGGCCAAGTTGGCCCCAAACATGCACATCGTCAGCCTCGGTGGCGCCACAGAAGCCTCCATCTGGTCAGTTGCCCACTATCCAGTAGCCGAGGAGCGCCCGGACTGGGCTAGCGTGCCCTACGGACGGCCGTTGGCCAACCAGCGCCTCTATGTCCTAAACGATGCAATGTCTCCGTGCCCGGACTGGACACCCGGACACCTGTATATAGGAGGAACAGGCCTGGCCATGGGCTATTGGCATGCCCCGGAAAACACGAAAGCGGCTTTTATACGCCATCCAAAAACCGGGGAAGCCCTGTATAAAACCGGCGATCTGGCTCGATTCAGGCCAGAAGGTCTACTGGAATTTCTGGGCAGGGACGATTTCCAAGTCAAGATTCGGGGCCAGCGTATCGAACTGGGAGAAATTGAGTACTGGCTGCTGCGGGAACCAGGTGTGCAAGCCGCAACTGTGGTGGTGGCCGGCAGCGGTGACGACGCTTACCTCGTCGCCTTTGTCGCACCCCGCCCGGCACATGGTTCAACACCAAGCGAAGGTTGGCTGGATAATCTGCGACGCAAACTGCCGGCATCCATGGTCCCGCGTGCTGTAACCGCCTTGGAGACCATGCCCCTGACCACAAACGGCAAGGTGGACCGGAAAGCGCTGATAGAGCTTGCAAAAAACAGTTCAGCCCCTCCAGCCGCAAAAAGGGCCCTTATCTCCCCCCAGAGTGAGGCCGAACAACAAGTGGCGTCTCTTTGGATGGAAGTGTTGCACTGTCCTCAGGTTGGCCGGGAAGAAAACTTCTTTGAGCAGGGGGGCAACTCGCTTTTGGCAGTTCAGCTGGCGCATAGGCTACGGGATACGTTCCACCAGGATTTTCCTATAATTACCGTATTTGCCAATCCGACAGTGGCAGCTCAGGCATGTCTGGTCAACGGCAAACAACAAGATGGGCAAGATGGCGCGACTCTCCGTGGTGAACGCAGATTTCAGGCATTGCGCCAAAGATTTGCCCAAACGGTGGGCAAGCAAACAAATGACAAAAAAGGGATGATATAA
- a CDS encoding type I polyketide synthase, with product METTTLPGIAIVGMAGRFPGAPTLAQFWRNLKNGVDALHAFTDNEISSLVPQEVRNAPNFVKAGYVLDDIDCFDAAFFNISARDASYMDPQHRLFLECAWEAMENAGYVPGTQQGPVGVYASAAISTYLVQLAGEFQPWQPTRFFDVLLGNDKDYIASRVCYKLGLSGPSLVVQSACSSSLAAVCLACDSLLNGQTDMALAGGVCLTIPQRHGYLCVDGDGFLSPKAQCRAFDAEANGTVQGNGVGVVVLKRIKDAVQDGDTIHAVIQGFALNNDGAGRAGFTAPNPIGQAQVIREAMAMAGVRPEDISYVEAHGTGTALGDPLEIQSLSSVWGKDFTPRSCPIGSVKTNIGHLNTAAGVAALIKTTLSIEHGQIPPSLHFERPNPAINFAATPFYVNTTLQNWPLGKEPRYAGVSSFGFGGANAHVVLSEAPTIRHMEKRRTWQVLPLSARSSEELSAMLERLHEHLKTNPSDVGDVAYTLQVGRKVFPWRTTLVCKDLPEAIAQLEHGSPICGPSSESPLAPLFFLPADGVFSGLASRLYQDEPVFHQVLDECSAVLKEIAGQDIVPWLAGTARSSIQAHPGALCALQIALGRLWLSWGVEPASLLGHGAGLCAGAELSGLLDRKAALALACALVENADDKPQAALPTLLPKLPRWPLYAAAGGLVTAQKAPNSDFWLQQAQEKPNVLNVLATIPQDGVGALLILGGYESTQLTELTRSSTIPIITSLDISKDKEPKDKTIYSALGELWRVGCTVDWQSTTVHNDCGRRVPLPTYPFKRQRFWLKRPLKTLPEEATHRESVNSDLANSVEMSDWFYEPVWQRLQSRFKPLPAIQIKKENWLLCMDESGFGELFAALLRQLGQQVTMVRRGKNFNPSGQDTFSLRPECQDDWKTLFDALSVSGRNPNRVVYFWPIDDTDNTVNLYTDCYNGLIQLICLLGEQKNNNQYNISVISRQLHVVLGEEDVKPEKSLLLGPCLVSTQEYPNLRVLVIDLPKESKSTSTYIEPLLSDILANTETITESCHILAYRGGFRWARHFTPLLLEPQKDNFAFKHGGTYIIVGGLGGIGTVITKFLAKEYKARLVIIGRSPLPPQEQWPQLIENSVDTALTTRLRHLIQLKAQGAQVLTFSADIADEVAMRQIFTETSAAFGKLDGIIHVAGINRQNLMCQVANAEHETIISGNLCSKVQGAYVLERLSTEFQPGFLAYFSSLASFGGLSGSVEYTAANAVLDTWADCPAIGFRRIVINWNYWLGVGMGKNTVNGALTDGLTPDQGMIIFQRILDSDCTHIAICTRDLDTLIYQARQQKSNIKHNIPTEERSKSADRPEIDADYISPNNELEITLCNLWAEVLEIANVGLNDPFLDLGGDSLAAIKLDARLREIFNIKIPVNVLFTHNTVTKLALYLLENEEYTGQVLETAQAFQKVKNMSSEEIKEALKQING from the coding sequence ATGGAAACGACAACCCTGCCGGGCATTGCCATTGTAGGTATGGCCGGCAGATTTCCTGGTGCCCCAACCTTGGCGCAGTTTTGGCGCAACCTCAAGAACGGGGTTGATGCTCTTCATGCGTTTACTGACAATGAAATTTCTTCCCTCGTTCCCCAGGAGGTAAGAAACGCACCTAATTTCGTAAAGGCCGGTTACGTCCTGGACGATATAGACTGCTTTGACGCGGCCTTCTTCAACATAAGCGCACGCGATGCCAGTTATATGGATCCGCAACACCGTCTCTTTTTGGAGTGTGCCTGGGAAGCGATGGAAAACGCAGGGTATGTACCAGGCACACAACAAGGCCCGGTTGGCGTTTACGCGAGTGCAGCGATCAGTACGTACCTGGTGCAACTCGCAGGCGAATTTCAGCCCTGGCAGCCCACCCGTTTCTTTGATGTGCTTTTGGGTAACGATAAAGACTATATTGCTTCTCGAGTCTGCTATAAGCTTGGGCTGAGTGGTCCCAGTTTAGTAGTACAAAGTGCCTGTTCTAGTTCACTTGCCGCCGTTTGCTTGGCCTGTGATAGTCTGTTGAATGGCCAGACTGATATGGCATTGGCAGGGGGAGTATGTCTGACCATACCACAACGGCATGGCTACTTGTGCGTGGATGGCGATGGCTTTCTGTCACCCAAAGCTCAATGCAGAGCCTTTGATGCAGAAGCCAATGGCACTGTGCAGGGAAACGGCGTTGGCGTAGTAGTGCTCAAGCGAATCAAAGATGCAGTGCAAGACGGTGATACTATTCATGCGGTCATTCAAGGTTTTGCTCTCAACAATGATGGTGCTGGACGTGCCGGTTTCACCGCTCCTAATCCCATTGGACAGGCACAGGTGATACGAGAGGCCATGGCCATGGCCGGAGTTAGGCCCGAGGATATATCCTATGTGGAAGCCCACGGCACGGGCACTGCGTTGGGTGACCCTTTGGAAATCCAGTCGCTCTCTTCGGTTTGGGGCAAAGACTTTACACCACGGAGCTGCCCAATCGGCTCTGTCAAGACCAATATCGGCCACCTCAATACTGCTGCTGGTGTGGCGGCACTCATCAAAACGACTTTGTCCATTGAGCATGGTCAAATACCTCCCAGTCTTCACTTTGAACGGCCCAATCCTGCCATCAATTTTGCGGCTACTCCTTTCTATGTCAACACGACCCTGCAAAATTGGCCTTTAGGCAAGGAGCCACGCTACGCTGGTGTGAGCTCTTTCGGCTTTGGCGGTGCCAATGCCCACGTAGTACTGAGTGAAGCCCCCACAATTCGCCATATGGAAAAACGTCGGACCTGGCAGGTCCTGCCTCTGTCAGCCCGGAGCTCGGAAGAACTGAGTGCCATGCTTGAACGGCTACACGAACACTTGAAGACAAATCCCAGCGATGTAGGCGACGTAGCCTACACATTACAGGTAGGGCGTAAAGTTTTTCCTTGGAGAACAACTCTTGTCTGTAAGGATCTTCCAGAAGCCATAGCCCAGCTCGAGCATGGTAGTCCAATTTGTGGCCCATCATCAGAGAGCCCATTAGCACCACTGTTTTTCCTACCGGCTGACGGAGTATTTTCTGGACTAGCATCCAGGCTTTACCAGGATGAACCGGTTTTTCACCAGGTCCTAGACGAGTGTAGTGCTGTTCTAAAAGAAATTGCAGGGCAAGACATTGTCCCATGGCTGGCCGGAACGGCGAGGAGCTCGATACAAGCTCATCCCGGTGCGCTGTGCGCCTTGCAGATAGCCCTAGGACGTTTATGGCTGTCTTGGGGTGTAGAGCCGGCCTCTTTGCTGGGGCATGGTGCTGGCCTTTGCGCAGGTGCGGAGCTGAGTGGGCTGCTTGACCGCAAAGCGGCCTTGGCCTTGGCCTGCGCATTGGTAGAAAATGCCGACGATAAGCCACAAGCTGCGCTACCGACGCTACTACCCAAACTGCCACGTTGGCCACTTTACGCCGCAGCTGGCGGTTTAGTTACGGCCCAGAAAGCTCCAAATAGTGACTTTTGGTTACAACAAGCCCAGGAAAAGCCAAATGTTTTGAATGTACTTGCCACCATCCCTCAGGATGGCGTTGGGGCCCTGCTGATACTAGGAGGGTACGAATCGACGCAATTAACCGAACTCACGCGAAGCAGCACTATACCAATAATTACAAGCCTAGATATAAGCAAAGATAAAGAACCAAAAGATAAAACAATATATAGTGCTTTAGGAGAATTATGGCGTGTAGGCTGTACTGTTGATTGGCAAAGCACTACAGTACATAATGACTGCGGTAGACGCGTTCCTTTACCTACATATCCTTTTAAACGTCAGCGCTTTTGGCTGAAACGACCACTCAAGACCTTGCCTGAAGAAGCCACACATAGAGAATCAGTCAACTCTGATTTAGCAAATTCAGTTGAAATGTCTGATTGGTTTTATGAACCAGTTTGGCAACGTCTTCAATCACGATTTAAGCCTCTTCCTGCAATCCAAATAAAAAAGGAAAATTGGCTACTTTGTATGGACGAAAGCGGCTTCGGCGAATTGTTTGCCGCCCTTTTGCGTCAGTTAGGCCAGCAGGTAACAATGGTCCGTCGAGGTAAAAATTTTAATCCTTCCGGTCAAGATACCTTCAGCCTGCGGCCAGAATGCCAGGATGACTGGAAGACACTGTTTGATGCTTTATCAGTTTCTGGAAGAAATCCTAATCGTGTGGTGTATTTCTGGCCAATTGATGACACAGATAATACAGTTAACCTATATACAGATTGCTACAATGGCTTAATTCAATTGATTTGTCTTCTAGGAGAACAAAAGAATAATAATCAATACAATATATCTGTTATTTCTCGTCAATTACACGTGGTATTAGGTGAAGAAGATGTTAAACCGGAAAAATCATTACTTTTGGGACCATGCCTTGTATCGACACAGGAATACCCCAACTTACGTGTTCTCGTCATAGATCTACCTAAGGAATCAAAATCAACATCCACGTATATTGAACCATTGTTAAGTGATATACTTGCAAATACTGAAACAATTACTGAATCGTGCCATATTTTGGCTTATCGAGGTGGTTTTCGTTGGGCACGCCATTTCACGCCACTACTGCTTGAACCTCAGAAGGATAACTTTGCTTTTAAGCATGGCGGTACTTATATCATTGTTGGTGGATTGGGTGGTATCGGTACAGTAATAACCAAATTTCTCGCCAAGGAATATAAGGCTCGCTTGGTCATAATAGGACGATCACCGCTGCCACCTCAGGAACAGTGGCCCCAACTCATCGAAAATTCTGTCGATACGGCATTAACCACTCGCCTTCGGCACCTTATTCAGCTCAAGGCACAAGGAGCTCAGGTACTGACGTTTAGTGCTGACATTGCCGATGAGGTAGCTATGCGACAGATTTTTACCGAAACTAGTGCAGCTTTTGGAAAATTAGATGGGATTATTCATGTAGCGGGAATCAACCGACAGAATCTCATGTGTCAAGTCGCTAATGCAGAGCATGAAACTATCATATCTGGAAATCTATGCTCAAAAGTACAGGGAGCTTACGTTTTGGAACGTCTCTCCACAGAATTTCAACCCGGCTTTTTAGCATATTTTTCATCTTTGGCTTCCTTTGGTGGGTTGTCAGGAAGTGTTGAATATACGGCAGCAAATGCCGTACTGGATACTTGGGCCGATTGTCCAGCCATTGGTTTTCGTCGAATCGTTATCAACTGGAATTACTGGCTTGGTGTAGGAATGGGAAAAAATACAGTAAATGGAGCATTAACCGACGGTTTAACACCGGATCAAGGAATGATAATATTTCAACGAATATTAGATTCAGATTGTACACATATTGCCATATGCACACGCGATCTAGATACATTAATATATCAAGCACGACAACAAAAGAGTAATATTAAACATAATATTCCAACAGAAGAACGTAGTAAATCTGCAGATAGACCAGAGATAGATGCAGATTATATATCTCCTAATAATGAATTAGAGATTACTCTATGTAATTTATGGGCAGAAGTTTTGGAAATTGCCAATGTTGGATTAAATGATCCATTTTTAGACTTGGGTGGCGATTCCTTAGCGGCTATTAAGCTGGACGCACGCCTACGCGAGATTTTTAATATCAAGATACCAGTTAACGTACTATTTACTCACAATACGGTAACTAAGTTGGCATTATATCTTCTAGAAAATGAAGAATATACTGGACAAGTTCTAGAAACAGCACAAGCATTTCAAAAAGTCAAAAATATGAGCTCTGAAGAGATTAAAGAAGCTCTTAAACAAATTAATGGATGA